A region from the Fusarium graminearum PH-1 chromosome 4, whole genome shotgun sequence genome encodes:
- a CDS encoding GTP cyclohydrolase II has protein sequence MAANDQQSDMLEALQEIQRTQALLVNAVESLSGRSIDEATGDHAKNNNGDLGSGEDANDGETPSVELPIASGDKLKAPAPPSTAQRQQGLTSRIILTTYPKQIGINPLPMDWGNSDPVKRGPIVVSRAATSIRRRNAVGAHGGSYSIYYALAVASKELDSDHRPDFTNTEPAANIGPFPQWGDHKKIVAMDPWGHLAPWLFKDTIEKDNVDIRPTIAITKAHMKLPELAESVKAGRLVPDGKVCLNDQGELAVTKFAVEPVWYLPGVAERFGIDEATLRRSLFEHTGGSYPELITRGDIKVFLPPIGGLTVYCFGDPAKMSDESVKLSLRIHDECNGSDVFGSDICTCRPYLIFGIEEAVKEAQNGGSGVVIYFRKEGRALGEVTKVMVYNARKRGADRASDYFKRTENIAGVKDMRFQALMPDILHWLGIKKIDRMLSMSNMKHDAIVGQGIPIHERVELPEELIPADSRVEIDAKITAGYFTTGKRMTTEELQAVQGRIWEDFDH, from the exons ATGGCGGCCAACGATCAACAATCCGACATGCTGGAAGCGCTGCAAGAGATCCAGCGCACTCAGGCCCTACTCGTGAATGCTGTTGAGTCGCTCTCTGGTAGATCGATCGACGAAGCTACTGGAGATCatgccaagaacaacaatgGTGATTTGGGTTCTGGTGAGGATGCCAATGATGGTGAAACACCTTCAGTAGAACTTCCTATTGCTTCCGGAGACAAATTGAAAGCACCCGCGCCTCCTTCCACCGCCCAGCGCCAGCAAGGTCTCACTTCGCGCATCATCTTAAC GACTTACCCAAAGCAGATTGGAATTAATCCTTTGCCCATGGACTGGGGTAACTCAGACCCTGTTAAGCGTGGCCCAATCGTAGTTTCCAGGGCTGCTACCTCTATTCGACGTCGTAATG CTGTTGGAG CCCA TGGTGGTTCTTACTCGATTTACTATGCGCTTGCAGTCGCCAGCAAGGAGCTGGACAGCGATCACCG ACCCGACTTTACCAACACCGAGCCGGCTGCCAACATTGGTCCCTTTCCTCAATGGGGAGACCACAAGAAGATTGTCGCGATGGACCCTTGGGGACATCTTGCTCCTTGGCTATTCAAGGACACAATTGAGAAGGACAATG TCGACATTCGACCCACCATCGCAATCACCAAGGCTCATATGAAG CTACCAGAACTTGCAGAGAGTGTCAAAGCCGGGCGACT GGTGCCCGATGGCAAAGTGTGCTTGAACGATCAGGGTGAATTGGCTGTCACCAAGTTTGCGGTCGAGCCG GTCTGGTATCTCCCTGGCGTGGCAGAGCGATTCGGCATCG ACGAGGCCACCCTTCGACGTTCGCTGTTTGAGCACACTGGTGGAAGTTACCCAGAG CTCATTACTCGTGGAGACATCAAAGTCTTCCTCCCACCTATCG GTGGTCTCACTGTGTACTGTTTCGGAGACCCTGCAAAGATGTCGGATGAGTCGGTTAAACTGTCTCTGCGAATTCACGACGAG TGCAACGGTAGCGACGTATTCGGATCTGATATCTGCACCTGCCGACCGTACCTGATCTTCGGTATCGAGGAAGCGGTCAAAGAGGCACAGAACGGTGGCAGTGGTGTTGTCATCTACTTCAGAAAGGAAGGACGAGCTCTGGGAGAGGTCACCAAGGTAA TGGTCTACAACGCCCGTAAACGAGGAGCTGATCGCGCGTCCGACTACTTCAAGAGGACCGAGAACATTGCTGGTGTCAAAGACATGCGATTCCAGGCTCTCATGCCGGATATCCTGCACTGGCTGggcatcaagaagattgacaGGATGCTTAGTATGAGCAA CATGAAGCATGATGCGATTGTCGGACAAGG AATCCCGATTCACGAGCGAGTCGAGCTCCCTGAAGAGCTTATCCCAGCCGATTCGAGAGTCGAGATTGATGCGAAGATCACTGCAG GTTACTTCACCACTGGTAAACGTATGACGACCGAAGAGCTGCAGGCGGTCCAAGGAAGAATATGGGAAGA CTTCGACCATTAA